The Prunus persica cultivar Lovell chromosome G7, Prunus_persica_NCBIv2, whole genome shotgun sequence genome has a segment encoding these proteins:
- the LOC18769295 gene encoding enolase has protein sequence MATIQTVKARQIFDSRGNPTVEVDIVLSDGTLARAAVPSGASTGVYEALELRDGGSDYLGKGVSKAVNNVNSIIGPALIGKDPSEQTAIDNFMVQQLDGTVNEWGWCKQKLGANAILAVSLAVAKAGASVKKIPLYKHIANLAGNKNLVLPVPAFNVINGGSHAGNKLAMQEFMILPVGASSFKEAMKMGVEVYHHLKAVIKKKYGQDATNVGDEGGFAPNIQENKEGLELLKTAIEKAGYTGKVVIGMDVAASEFYGSDQTYDLNFKEEKNDGSQKISGNALKDLYKSFVSEYPIVSIEDPFDQDDWEHYAKMTAECGEQVQIVGDDLLVTNPKRVEKAIKEKSCNALLLKVNQIGSVTESIEAVRMSKKAGWGVMASHRSGETEDTFIADLSVGLATGQIKTGAPCRSERLAKYNQLLRIEEELGAEAVYAGAKFRVPVEPY, from the exons ATGGCTACGATCCAGACCGTCAAGGCAAGGCAGATCTTCGACAGCCGTGGCAATCCCACCGTCGAG GTGGACATTGTTCTGTCAGACGGGACTTTGGCTAGAGCTGCTGTTCCAAGTGGTGCATCCACTG GAGTTTACGAGGCCCTTGAGTTGCGTGATGGAGGATCAGACTACCTTGGAAAGGGTGTCTCAAAG GCTGTCAACAATGTGAACTCAATCATTGGACCTGCTTTGATTGGCAAG GACCCAAGTGAACAGACTGCTATTGACAACTTCATGGTTCAACAACTCGATGGAACTGTTAATGAGTGGGGTTGGTGCAAACAAAAG CTTGGTGCAAATGCCATCTTGGCAGTGTCTCTTGCAGTTGCCAAAGCTGGGGCTAGCGTCAAGAAAATTCCTCTTTACAAG CATATTGCCAATCTTGCTGGCAACAAGAACTTAGTGTTGCCTGTTCCTGCATTCAATGTCATCAATGGAGGATCACACGCAGGAAACAAACTTGCAATGCAG GAGTTCATGATTCTTCCTGTTGGAGCTTCTTCTTTCAAAGAGGCCATGAAGATGGGTGTGGAAGTGTATCACCATCTAAAG GCTGTGATTAAGAAGAAATATGGTCAGGATGCAACCAATGTTGGTGATGAAGGTGGTTTTGCTCCTAACATTCAG GAGAACAAGGAAGGTCTTGAATTGCTCAAGACAGCCATTGAGAAGGCTGGATACACAGGCAAA GTTGTCATTGGAATGGATGTTGCTGCATCTGAGTTTTATGGATCAGATCAAACCTATGACCTGAACTTCAAGGAAGAG AAAAACGATGGTTCCCAAAAGATCTCAGGAAATGCTCTCAAGGACCTTTACAAGTCATTTGTGAGTGAGTACCCTATTGTGTCAATTGAAGATCCATTTGACCAAGATGACTGGGAACACTATGCCAAGATGACAGCTGAATGTGGAGAACAAGTACAAATTGTGGGAGATGATCTGTTGGTCACCAACCCCAAG AGGGTTGAGAAGGCAATCAAAGAGAAATCTTGCAATGCTCTTCTTCTCAAG GTGAATCAAATTGGATCCGTAACTGAAAGCATTGAGGCCGTAAGAATGTCCAAGAAAGCTGGGTGGGGTGTTATGGCCAGCCACCGAAG TGGAGAAACTGAGGATACCTTTATTGCTGATCTCTCTGTGGGTTTGGCCACG GGACAAATCAAGACCGGAGCTCCCTGCAGGTCGGAGCGTCTTGCCAAGTATAACCAG CTCTTGCGAATTGAGGAGGAGCTCGGTGCAGAGGCAGTCTATGCTGGAGCCAAGTTCCGCGTACCCGTTGAGCCCTATTAG